The genomic window AACGGTAAAACTCAGATGATGAAGTTTATTAAAAGATAAACTTAAAAATAGATCTTAACAGATTAAAAATTTGGTTAGGTTAGTAATGAAAAGGGCTGTTCTGCGTATTGCAGACAGTCCTTTTCTGATTTTTTAAGATAGGGTCTATTTATTTTTTCTTTTCGTATCGTTGTATTCTCCAATTAGAGAATAATATCCAAATGTTCCTAAGCCCATAACAATAAGTGGTGTAAGTATAAATAGAATAATGGCACCAAATACCAAATCATCCTGCTGGTCCGAAAGTAGTTTAGGTAAACCAAACTCAAAGACACAGAAATAAGCCGCTGCAGCCGCTAAAGCAATCCATAAAGCCCCTAAAACTTGTTTAATCGCATTCATTTTTTAAATTTTAAAGGTGAGTAGTTTTGTTTTTGTTGTCAATATAAATCATTCCAATTACAAAGCAGATTCCTGCAATAATTATTGGATACCATAATCCGTCCAAATAAAAATCGGTTTTGCCTGCTGTTTTGGCATGTGATACAAAGTAAGTTGATATGGCAGGGAGCAATCCGCCAAAAATTCCATTTCCTACATGATAAGGAAGAGACATGGAAGTATATCTAATTTTGGTTGGAAACATTTCTACCAAAAATGCCGCAATAGGGCCATAAACCATGGTTACAAATAGTACCTGAATAAAAACTAAAAAGGTCAATGTCCATTTATCGCTTGAATTAATTGTTGTTGAAATGCTGATTTGAGCATCCTTTTTGTTCAAATACGTTTTTTTCTCCACCACAGATGTACCGTCTGTATATTTTTTTTCTGTAATTGTGATTGAACTTCCGTCAGCTTTGCTTTCAGTTGAAACTCTTGGGGTTTCAAGAATCTCTGTTTTCTTGCTTACATCAGTTGTGTCGTACATCGTTTTATAAATAGGTCTGTATGATAGTATAGCAATCAACATTCCGAACATCATTATGTACTTGCGACCAACTTTATCGCTTAACCATCCGAAAACAATAAAAAATGGAGTTCCAATTAAAAGCGCAATTCCTAATAATTCATCAACTTGAGAAGAGTCAATATTCATAACGGTTTTCATAAAACTCATCGCATAGAATTGTCCCGTATACCAGACAACGCCTTGTCCCATAGTAGCGCCAAATAAAGCTAAAAGAACAAATTTTAAATTGTATCGGTTTCCAAAACTTTCCTTTAACGGATTTGTACTCGTTGTCCCCTCTTTTTTAGCTTTCGCGAAAACAGGAGATTCATCCATATTTTTTCTAATCAGATACGAAACGCCAACCATAGCAATAGAGACCCAAAAAGGAACACGCCATCCCCATAAATCAAAAGCTTCGGCAGAAAGTACACTTTTGGTTGCTAGAATAACCATTAGAGAAATAAACAAACCAACTGTGGCAGTAGTCTGAATCCAGGAAGTCCAATATCCTTTTTCTCCAGCTGGAGCATGTTCAGCTACATAAGTTGCGGCTCCGCCATATTCTCCTCCTAGAGCAAGACCTTGCAGTAAACGTAAAATCAGAACTAATAAAGGAGCTAGAAAGCCAATAGTTTCATAGCTCGGAATACAACCTATTAAAAAGGTTGAGCCACCCATTAATAATAAGGTAGCCATAAAAGTATATTTACGGCCAATAATATCTCCAAGTCTTCCAAAAAATAAGGCCCCAAATGGACGGACTACAAATCCAGCGGCGAATGTGGCTAAAGTAGATAAAAACGCTGCGGTTGGATTGTCACTAGGGAAAAATTTTGTCGAAATAACGACAGCTAAACTGCCAAAAATGTAAAAGTCGTACCATTCAATCATGGTGCCCATAGAAGAGGCCGAAATTACTTTCCAAATGCCCTTAGTAGAAGTTTTGCTCATAAAACTGCTTTGAGATCTTATTAATGAATGAAATGTAAAAATACAGTTTTACGAATATAGAAGATATTTTTTTATTCAGTCAATACTTTTTTAACAAAAACTGTCTATTTGTTGACTTTTGAATTTAATCGCAAAGACTCGCAAAGTTTTTTTGAATTGGCTCCAGCTTTAGCTGGAGTTTGCATAAAAAGCAATAGAAATGGCTTTAGCCAAAAATGCATGATTTGGCTAAAGCCTTATTGTTGGTTTGTTAAACACCTCCAGCTGAAGCTGGAGGCTATTCAAAAAATTAATACAAAAAAATTAACTTAATGACATCATCCATGACTATAGGGACTGTGATTGAAAAACAGAAAAGTATAAAAACAAAAAACCCGAATATTTCTATTCGGGTTTTGTGGTACCTCCAGGGATCGAACCAGGGACACATGGATTTTCAGTCCATTGCTCTACCATCTGAGCTAAGGTACCGTGCTTGTTGCGGGTGCAAATATATAATCATTTTTGGTTTGTGCAAAACATTTTTTAGAAAAAATCAATTCGTATCTTCGCAAAAGCAAAAAAGGAAATATGATTTTAACGGTTGATGTCGGAAACACCAGAATTAAAGCGTCTGTCTTTGAGGATAATACTGCCCTAGAAAGTTTTATTTTTGAGAAAAACGAACTCGAAAAAAAAATTGAAAAAATTTTAGAAAAATATCCAAAATGCTCGGATTTGGTTGTTGCTTCGGTAGGAAATATCGAAAAACAATCATTTTTAACTTTTGAAAATAGACTCAAAGTTCATTTTTTTACCCACGAAGATGTTTTTCCTTTCCATAATAAATATGCAACCCCAAAAACTTTGGGAATAGACAGGATGATTTTGGCAGCAGGAGCCACATTACAATTTCCAAAACAAAACCGTTTAGTTATAGATGCAGGAACTTGCATTACCTACGATTTTATCGACGAAAATGACAATTATTTAGGAGGAGCCATCTCTCCTGGTCTTCGCTTACGATATGAATCATTGCATAATTTTACAGCCAGACTGCCGTTACTAACCTTAGAAGAACCCGATTCTTATGTAGGAAACTCTACGGCACAAGCCATACATTCTGGTGTTGTCAATGGTTTCGTCTATGAGATTGACGGTTTTATCGATGAATATCGCAAAGAGTTTTCAAATTTTATCATAATTTTAACGGGAGGCGATGCAGATTTTTTGGCTAAACGATTAAAAAATACCATATTTGCCAATTCAAATTTCCTTCTGGAGAGTTTGAGCCAAACATATCAATATAAAATCGACAATGATTAAAAAAGTAATACTAAGCGCTTGTTTGCTTATATCGTTCGTTTCATTCGCTCAACAAGGTACTGCTTCACCTTATTCTTTTTTCGGAATAGGAGATGTGAGATTCAAGGGAACTCTTGAAAACAGATCTATGGCAGGAGTTGCAGTAGAGCAAGATACGATTCACTTAAATTTAGAAAATCCGGCAAGTTATGCCAGCTTAATTCAGACAACTTTTACAGTTGGAGGGACATTTGCGACTTCAAATTTAAAAACAACTTCTGCATCAGAAAAAGCACAGCGTTCTACTTTTGATTATTTGGCGTTAGGAATCCCAATGGGAAAATTTGGTGCTTCATTCGGTTTGATTCCTGTAACTTCAGTAGGATACAAAATACGTGACGACAATTCTGCAACAGAAGGAGCAACGAGTTCGCAGCTTGATGGAAAA from Flavobacterium sp. KACC 22763 includes these protein-coding regions:
- a CDS encoding DUF6814 family protein; the protein is MNAIKQVLGALWIALAAAAAYFCVFEFGLPKLLSDQQDDLVFGAIILFILTPLIVMGLGTFGYYSLIGEYNDTKRKNK
- a CDS encoding MFS transporter — its product is MSKTSTKGIWKVISASSMGTMIEWYDFYIFGSLAVVISTKFFPSDNPTAAFLSTLATFAAGFVVRPFGALFFGRLGDIIGRKYTFMATLLLMGGSTFLIGCIPSYETIGFLAPLLVLILRLLQGLALGGEYGGAATYVAEHAPAGEKGYWTSWIQTTATVGLFISLMVILATKSVLSAEAFDLWGWRVPFWVSIAMVGVSYLIRKNMDESPVFAKAKKEGTTSTNPLKESFGNRYNLKFVLLALFGATMGQGVVWYTGQFYAMSFMKTVMNIDSSQVDELLGIALLIGTPFFIVFGWLSDKVGRKYIMMFGMLIAILSYRPIYKTMYDTTDVSKKTEILETPRVSTESKADGSSITITEKKYTDGTSVVEKKTYLNKKDAQISISTTINSSDKWTLTFLVFIQVLFVTMVYGPIAAFLVEMFPTKIRYTSMSLPYHVGNGIFGGLLPAISTYFVSHAKTAGKTDFYLDGLWYPIIIAGICFVIGMIYIDNKNKTTHL
- a CDS encoding type III pantothenate kinase → MILTVDVGNTRIKASVFEDNTALESFIFEKNELEKKIEKILEKYPKCSDLVVASVGNIEKQSFLTFENRLKVHFFTHEDVFPFHNKYATPKTLGIDRMILAAGATLQFPKQNRLVIDAGTCITYDFIDENDNYLGGAISPGLRLRYESLHNFTARLPLLTLEEPDSYVGNSTAQAIHSGVVNGFVYEIDGFIDEYRKEFSNFIIILTGGDADFLAKRLKNTIFANSNFLLESLSQTYQYKIDND